The Desulfosalsimonas propionicica DNA window ATTTTTCAATGGCATACCGCAGCATGGTACGGGGCATTTCTCGACAATGGGATTTTAAAAACGTCTCTTCCACGGCCATGTCCCGTTTGCCGATTTCCCGGAGCATCCAGCCCACAGCCTTTTGAATCAGATCCTCATTGTCGCTGACAAGGATTTCGGCTATTGCCAGGGCATCGGTGAAATCATTTTCCCGGATATAGGGCCAGGTGGCAATCATGGATATGCGCCGTTCCCACAGCAGATCCGAGGCCGCCAGTTCATAAAGGGGCCAGCGGCTGCGCTCCCGCAGGTATGCCCCGGGTATCTGTCCGGCCGAAGCATCCACCAGATCCCAGCTGTTGATGTGTTCCGTGTGGGCCATGTAAAGATTGTAAATGGCAGTACGGTCCTCAAGGGAACCCTTGGCAAACTGCCGGATCAAAATCAACAGCGCCAGCATCCGGGCTTCATGATACGGAGTGCGCAGCAGACGGCCCGCATCGTGGATATGAAGGGCGCGGTGTTTTCCAGCAATTTTACGCAATTCAGGCACCCGGATTCCCAGAAACCGGTCCTGCTCACCGTATTGTCCCCTTGCGGTCTTGAAAAACCGCTGAAGCCCTGCAGCGGCTTCCGGGTCTGCAAGGGCATGCAACTCTGCCATCAAGACAGACGCATCTGC harbors:
- a CDS encoding DNA alkylation repair protein, which gives rise to MAELHALADPEAAAGLQRFFKTARGQYGEQDRFLGIRVPELRKIAGKHRALHIHDAGRLLRTPYHEARMLALLILIRQFAKGSLEDRTAIYNLYMAHTEHINSWDLVDASAGQIPGAYLRERSRWPLYELAASDLLWERRISMIATWPYIRENDFTDALAIAEILVSDNEDLIQKAVGWMLREIGKRDMAVEETFLKSHCREMPRTMLRYAIEKFPEEKRQNYLKGLV